A window from Flavobacterium gyeonganense encodes these proteins:
- a CDS encoding DUF6642 family protein has product MDSDKFIFCLEGVQDVENDTATEVVKSLEKLAFNQGISSIHKTCDTIEGLEESLNNLLYDDHNFKDYEIIYLVMKGEANNICLNNYYYSLEEIAEIFEGKMKGKILHFANSKILDLNEDEAQYFLDITGARAISGYGTFSNNFTSTGSVDKAFFKLCQEEDDLIEIAETLYEKHYDLCKLLDFRLYY; this is encoded by the coding sequence ATGGATTCTGATAAATTTATTTTCTGCCTGGAAGGTGTACAAGATGTAGAAAACGACACTGCTACCGAAGTGGTTAAAAGTCTTGAAAAACTGGCTTTTAATCAGGGAATTTCCAGCATTCACAAAACCTGCGATACTATTGAAGGACTCGAGGAAAGCCTGAATAATCTGCTTTATGACGATCATAATTTCAAAGATTACGAAATCATTTATCTGGTAATGAAAGGCGAAGCCAACAACATCTGCCTCAATAACTACTATTACAGCCTCGAAGAAATCGCCGAAATCTTTGAAGGTAAAATGAAAGGTAAAATCCTGCATTTTGCCAATTCAAAAATATTAGACCTCAACGAAGATGAAGCACAGTATTTCCTGGATATTACCGGAGCACGAGCGATTTCCGGTTATGGTACGTTTTCGAACAATTTTACAAGTACCGGCTCTGTTGACAAAGCTTTTTTCAAATTATGCCAGGAAGAGGACGACCTCATTGAAATTGCAGAAACACTCTACGAAAAGCATTACGATCTTTGTAAACTTCTGGATTTTAGGCTGTATTATTAG
- a CDS encoding YegP family protein, translating to MGKFVITKRANGEFQFNLKAGNGQTILTSEGYSTKAACLNGIESVKTNSKDDSKFDKKESSSGKFYFSLKASNGQIIGSSEMYESASGRDNGIESVKTNAPDASTDDQA from the coding sequence ATGGGAAAATTTGTAATTACCAAAAGAGCAAACGGAGAATTTCAATTTAATTTGAAAGCCGGCAACGGTCAGACGATTTTGACAAGTGAAGGATATTCGACAAAAGCAGCTTGTTTAAACGGAATAGAATCTGTAAAAACGAATTCAAAGGACGATTCAAAATTTGATAAAAAAGAATCTTCTAGTGGGAAGTTTTATTTTTCATTAAAGGCTTCAAACGGACAAATTATTGGAAGCAGCGAAATGTATGAAAGTGCTTCCGGGAGAGATAATGGAATTGAATCTGTAAAAACTAATGCCCCGGATGCTTCAACTGATGATCAGGCTTAG
- a CDS encoding lipid A deacylase LpxR family protein: MIFLTAFGFAQKKTEIGFITDNDLYTSSKNDMYYTNGLEIFYRFLSKNNNEKINKKITEFRIGQYIYNPRFINEEAVTINDRPFTGYLFAEAGRSFFYQSESVFKIDFQLGFMGPNAFGKEMQESFHHIIGYKKVYGWENQLHNALAVQTHVMYSKKIFSRRHHDYVDFHYQSEANLGTIFTGVSTGFLARFGFKKLLPVYDSNLHDASVSLETQYTIREFYFYAMPSVNYQFYDATIQGSMFNDTSPLTFDLEPLRFNAEAGLKYRYNNFNISYSFLYRGRELKDPVHNTNTGYFYGSIRLGFLLK, encoded by the coding sequence TTGATATTCCTGACAGCTTTTGGCTTTGCCCAGAAAAAGACTGAAATCGGTTTTATTACTGATAACGATTTGTATACTTCCTCTAAAAATGATATGTATTATACAAATGGACTGGAAATTTTTTACAGGTTTTTGTCGAAAAATAACAATGAAAAGATCAATAAAAAAATCACCGAATTTAGGATCGGTCAATATATTTATAATCCGAGGTTTATTAATGAGGAAGCTGTTACCATAAACGACCGCCCTTTTACCGGATATCTTTTTGCGGAGGCTGGACGCAGTTTTTTTTATCAGAGTGAATCAGTTTTTAAAATCGACTTTCAGTTAGGCTTCATGGGACCGAATGCTTTTGGTAAAGAAATGCAGGAAAGTTTTCATCATATCATTGGGTATAAGAAAGTATATGGCTGGGAAAATCAGCTGCATAATGCCCTGGCTGTACAGACTCATGTTATGTATTCGAAAAAAATATTTTCTAGGAGGCATCATGACTATGTAGATTTTCATTATCAGTCAGAAGCAAATCTGGGAACTATTTTTACAGGAGTTTCTACAGGATTTTTAGCCCGGTTTGGGTTTAAAAAACTATTGCCGGTTTACGACTCAAATCTGCATGACGCTTCGGTAAGTTTAGAAACTCAGTATACTATTCGGGAATTTTACTTTTATGCGATGCCCAGTGTGAATTATCAGTTTTATGATGCGACGATTCAGGGTAGTATGTTTAATGATACAAGTCCCCTGACTTTTGATCTGGAACCCTTGCGTTTTAATGCTGAAGCAGGTTTAAAATATCGCTACAATAATTTTAATATATCGTATTCATTTTTGTATCGTGGAAGAGAATTAAAAGACCCTGTTCATAATACTAATACCGGCTATTTTTACGGTTCGATTCGGTTAGGGTTTTTACTGAAATAA